One Anthonomus grandis grandis chromosome 13, icAntGran1.3, whole genome shotgun sequence DNA segment encodes these proteins:
- the LOC126744237 gene encoding methionine-R-sulfoxide reductase B1 isoform X1, translating to MYKTTRRVVHLVCCNFFKVSRSEINLTIRPAYLAGANMCTNIDKEELRKRLTPIQYHVTQEKGTERPFTGPYNKVYDEGLYVCLICEQPLFSSDTKYDSSCGWPAFNDVLDQGKVKLTPDTSGVGANLLLLISRPGLVRTEVTCAQCGSHLGHVFNDGPPPTRKRFCINSASLNFLPKGIEKKTKEGDK from the exons ATGTACAAAACAACTAGGAGAGTAGTGCACCTGGTATGTTGTAATTTCTTCAAGGTATCAAGAAGCGAAATCAATTTAACAATACGACCAGCATATTTAGCAG GAGCAAACATGTGCACCAATATTGATAAGGAGGAGTTGAGGAAGAGACTTACGCCTATCCAGTACCATGTCACTCAGGAAAAAGGCACTGAAAGACCATTTACAG gCCCTTACAATAAGGTTTACGATGAAGGATTGTATGTTTGCTTAATATGCGAACAACCATTATTCAGTTCAGACACCAAATATGACTCTAGTTGCGGTTGGCCTGCTTTTAATGACGTTTTGGATCAAGGGAAAGTTAAATTGACCCCAGACACCAGTGGAG TCGGAGCAAACCTTTTACTCCTCATATCCCGACCAGGGCTCGTCAGGACCGAAGTGACTTGTGCCCAATGCGGTTCGCACTTGGGGCACGTCTTTAACGACGGGCCACCGCCTACGAGGAAGAGATTCTGCATCAACTCGGCGTCATTGAACTTTTTACCGAAAGGCATTGAGAAGAAGACTAAGGAGGGagataagtaa
- the LOC126744237 gene encoding methionine-R-sulfoxide reductase B1 isoform X2, whose product MYKTTRRVVHLVCCNFFKVSRSEINLTIRPAYLAGANMCTNIDKEELRKRLTPIQYHVTQEKGTERPFTGPYNKVYDEGLYVCLICEQPLFSSDTKYDSSCGWPAFNDVLDQGKVKLTPDTSGGLVRTEVTCAQCGSHLGHVFNDGPPPTRKRFCINSASLNFLPKGIEKKTKEGDK is encoded by the exons ATGTACAAAACAACTAGGAGAGTAGTGCACCTGGTATGTTGTAATTTCTTCAAGGTATCAAGAAGCGAAATCAATTTAACAATACGACCAGCATATTTAGCAG GAGCAAACATGTGCACCAATATTGATAAGGAGGAGTTGAGGAAGAGACTTACGCCTATCCAGTACCATGTCACTCAGGAAAAAGGCACTGAAAGACCATTTACAG gCCCTTACAATAAGGTTTACGATGAAGGATTGTATGTTTGCTTAATATGCGAACAACCATTATTCAGTTCAGACACCAAATATGACTCTAGTTGCGGTTGGCCTGCTTTTAATGACGTTTTGGATCAAGGGAAAGTTAAATTGACCCCAGACACCAGTGGAG GGCTCGTCAGGACCGAAGTGACTTGTGCCCAATGCGGTTCGCACTTGGGGCACGTCTTTAACGACGGGCCACCGCCTACGAGGAAGAGATTCTGCATCAACTCGGCGTCATTGAACTTTTTACCGAAAGGCATTGAGAAGAAGACTAAGGAGGGagataagtaa
- the LOC126744237 gene encoding methionine-R-sulfoxide reductase B1 isoform X3, whose amino-acid sequence MCTNIDKEELRKRLTPIQYHVTQEKGTERPFTGPYNKVYDEGLYVCLICEQPLFSSDTKYDSSCGWPAFNDVLDQGKVKLTPDTSGVGANLLLLISRPGLVRTEVTCAQCGSHLGHVFNDGPPPTRKRFCINSASLNFLPKGIEKKTKEGDK is encoded by the exons ATGTGCACCAATATTGATAAGGAGGAGTTGAGGAAGAGACTTACGCCTATCCAGTACCATGTCACTCAGGAAAAAGGCACTGAAAGACCATTTACAG gCCCTTACAATAAGGTTTACGATGAAGGATTGTATGTTTGCTTAATATGCGAACAACCATTATTCAGTTCAGACACCAAATATGACTCTAGTTGCGGTTGGCCTGCTTTTAATGACGTTTTGGATCAAGGGAAAGTTAAATTGACCCCAGACACCAGTGGAG TCGGAGCAAACCTTTTACTCCTCATATCCCGACCAGGGCTCGTCAGGACCGAAGTGACTTGTGCCCAATGCGGTTCGCACTTGGGGCACGTCTTTAACGACGGGCCACCGCCTACGAGGAAGAGATTCTGCATCAACTCGGCGTCATTGAACTTTTTACCGAAAGGCATTGAGAAGAAGACTAAGGAGGGagataagtaa